The following coding sequences are from one Halobacteria archaeon AArc-dxtr1 window:
- a CDS encoding MBL fold metallo-hydrolase, translating into MKIRFLGGAREVGRSAILVNDSLLLDYGMKTGTPPQFPVGDVEPEAVVVSHGHLDHVGAIPALLSGDRRPPIHWTPPTRELALTLARDTLKLHGGTYDCPFTEAELKRVTQVSETHGYRESFEAAGHTVTLYNAGHIPGSAHVLVDDGETRLLYTGDFHTTDQRLVSASTARPEADVVLCESTYADVTHEPRETVEERFVESLRTTVWEGGTVVVPAFAIGRTQEMLMVCAAHNVECYVDGMGKDVTRMLRRHPEFVRDEAALRRATSNARFVTGRDGQRKRIAAQNTVIVTTSGMLSGGPAMTYVPAIRTNPTNKLALTGYQVEGTPGRELLETGRAEFDGRVLPVAARVEQYDFSAHADADGLAAFLEPYRERRVLINHGDRCEAFATTLCEDGVDASAPELGETMRV; encoded by the coding sequence ATGAAGATCCGGTTTCTGGGCGGCGCTCGCGAGGTCGGCCGGAGTGCCATCCTGGTAAACGACTCCCTGCTCCTCGATTACGGGATGAAGACCGGAACCCCGCCGCAGTTTCCGGTCGGCGACGTCGAGCCGGAAGCGGTGGTCGTCAGCCACGGCCACTTAGACCACGTTGGGGCGATTCCTGCGCTGCTTTCGGGAGACCGGCGGCCACCGATCCACTGGACGCCGCCGACGCGAGAGCTGGCGCTCACCCTCGCACGGGATACGCTCAAACTCCATGGCGGGACCTACGACTGTCCGTTCACCGAGGCCGAGCTAAAACGCGTGACGCAGGTGTCCGAAACGCACGGCTACCGAGAATCGTTCGAGGCGGCCGGCCACACGGTGACGCTCTACAACGCCGGCCACATCCCGGGGAGTGCCCACGTCCTCGTTGACGACGGCGAGACGCGGCTGCTCTATACGGGCGATTTTCACACCACGGACCAGCGTCTGGTGTCGGCCTCGACCGCGCGGCCCGAGGCTGACGTCGTGCTCTGTGAGAGTACGTACGCCGACGTCACCCACGAGCCCCGCGAGACGGTCGAAGAGCGGTTCGTCGAGAGCCTCCGAACGACCGTCTGGGAGGGGGGCACCGTCGTCGTCCCGGCGTTCGCGATCGGCCGGACACAGGAGATGCTGATGGTCTGTGCGGCCCACAACGTGGAGTGTTACGTCGACGGGATGGGGAAAGACGTGACCCGGATGCTTCGGCGCCATCCCGAGTTCGTCCGTGACGAGGCTGCGCTCCGACGGGCGACGTCGAACGCCCGCTTCGTCACCGGTCGGGACGGCCAACGGAAGCGGATCGCCGCACAGAACACGGTGATTGTGACGACGAGCGGGATGCTCTCGGGCGGGCCGGCGATGACGTACGTACCGGCGATCAGGACGAATCCGACGAACAAACTAGCGCTGACGGGCTATCAGGTCGAGGGGACGCCCGGCCGGGAACTCCTCGAGACGGGCCGGGCCGAGTTCGACGGCAGAGTGCTGCCTGTCGCCGCCCGAGTGGAGCAATACGACTTCTCTGCACACGCCGACGCGGACGGACTCGCCGCGTTTCTCGAGCCATACCGGGAGCGTCGAGTCCTGATAAATCACGGCGACCGGTGTGAGGCGTTCGCGACCACGCTCTGCGAGGACGGCGTCGACGCTTCTGCCCCCGAACTCGGCGAGACGATGCGCGTCTAG